The following nucleotide sequence is from Candidatus Neomarinimicrobiota bacterium.
CGAATGAAATTACACTGCCTTTGTGAGCTGAAGTTCCAATGATCCGCAATCCATCAATTGTCTCGAGTTGCTCAGTTGCGTAATGCAACAGCTTTTGCTCGTAATCATCGATCACTGCAATACCCAGCTCTGAGACATAATCAAGGGCGGTTGCCAAACCAATGGTCCCCTCTATGTTTGGTGTGCCAGCCTCGAACTTATGGGGGATATCATTGAACTTGGTTCTCTCGAAACTTACATCAAGGATCATATCGCCACCGCCTTGATACGGTTGCATACTCTGTAGATGTTTTTCCTGCGCATACAGGGCACCGATCCCGGTGGGACCATAGATCTTGTGTCCGGAAAATACAAAGAAATCACATTCCAGAGCCTGGACATCAATGGGAAAGTGAGCAACAGATTGAGCACCGTCTATCAAAACAGGAATATTTCGAGTGTGAGCCTGCTTAATAATTGTGGAAACATCATTGATAGTTCCCAGAGAATTGGACATATGCGTGACTGCCACTAACTTGACCTTTTTACTCAGGAGCTGTGGTAAAAGGGAAAGATCCAATTCACCATTTTCCAATAGGGGAATGATTTTGAGCTTGGCTTGTTTGCGCTCAGCCAACATTTGCCAGGGCACTATATTGGAATGAT
It contains:
- a CDS encoding cysteine desulfurase, whose product is MFDIQKIRNDFPILQIQVHGKPLVYADNAATTQKPQQVIDAISDLYTHSYANIHRGVHLLSQRSTALYEGARETVKNFINAGSTREIVFVRGATEAINLVASSFLEPLLENGDEILISEMEHHSNIVPWQMLAERKQAKLKIIPLLENGELDLSLLPQLLSKKVKLVAVTHMSNSLGTINDVSTIIKQAHTRNIPVLIDGAQSVAHFPIDVQALECDFFVFSGHKIYGPTGIGALYAQEKHLQSMQPYQGGGDMILDVSFERTKFNDIPHKFEAGTPNIEGTIGLATALDYVSELGIAVIDDYEQKLLHYATEQLETIDGLRIIGTSAHKGSVISFVLEGVHPHDIGTIMDMEGVAVRTGHHCTQPVMDCFNIPATTRVSLCFYNTKAEVDAITAAIRKVKELMG